The Flammeovirgaceae bacterium genome contains a region encoding:
- a CDS encoding von Willebrand factor type A domain-containing protein — protein sequence MKTKLIILATLVFTALGFQVRENRTITGTVSSAEDGSALPGVNVTLKGTKTATVTDATGRYSISVPSTGGTLVFSFIGLVTREIKISTTNVIDVAMSLDVTQLSEVVVTGYGIKSRLKKDKAMGAPAEYEPMYFDNPKPQWNTEEYDAIHENIFHDALRNPLSTFSIDVDAASYANIRRFINNGQRPPKDAVRIEELVNYFDYDYEQPKNEHPFNIITEISDAPWNRKHKLVHIGLQGKRIPTENLPPSNLVFLIDVSGSMDEPNKLPLLKSSFKMLVNELREQDHVAIVVYAGAAGLVLEPTSGADKKKIIDALDRLEAGGSTAGGAGLRLAYATAREYFKKGGNNRVILATDGDFNVGESSNAAMERLIEEEKKSGVYLTVLGFGMGNYKDSKMETLSNKGNGNYAYIDTITEAKKVLVNEFGGTLFTIAKDVKLQIEFNPAKVQAYRLIGYENRMLKNEDFNNDKKDAGDLGSGHTVTALYEIIPTGVESEFFKIDELKYQTIKTDPSAQKSRELMTVKFRYKNPDEDVSKLIVHPLVDSSVALEKTTDNFRWSAAVAGFGMLLRDSEYIKNFSYEDVIQLAQNARGIDKEGYRIEFIRMVKSLNGVVAKR from the coding sequence ATGAAAACCAAACTGATTATTCTGGCAACCCTGGTGTTTACCGCACTTGGTTTCCAGGTTCGCGAAAACCGTACCATTACCGGAACTGTCAGCTCGGCTGAAGACGGCAGTGCTTTACCCGGAGTGAATGTTACCCTGAAAGGTACAAAAACCGCTACCGTAACCGATGCCACCGGCCGGTATTCTATTTCGGTTCCGTCAACCGGGGGCACACTTGTTTTTTCATTCATCGGATTAGTGACCCGTGAAATAAAAATCAGTACAACCAACGTGATTGATGTGGCAATGTCGTTAGACGTGACCCAACTCAGCGAAGTGGTAGTAACCGGATATGGAATCAAAAGCCGGCTCAAAAAAGATAAAGCTATGGGTGCACCGGCCGAATATGAGCCCATGTATTTCGACAATCCGAAACCCCAGTGGAACACGGAAGAGTATGATGCCATTCATGAAAATATCTTTCATGATGCGCTGCGCAACCCGCTCTCTACTTTTTCTATTGATGTGGATGCTGCTTCGTATGCCAACATCCGCAGGTTTATAAACAACGGCCAGCGCCCGCCCAAGGATGCCGTGCGCATTGAAGAGCTGGTTAATTATTTCGATTATGATTACGAACAACCTAAAAATGAACACCCCTTCAATATTATCACCGAAATATCAGATGCCCCCTGGAACCGCAAGCATAAACTGGTGCACATTGGGTTGCAGGGTAAACGCATCCCCACCGAAAACCTGCCCCCGTCAAACCTGGTGTTTCTGATTGATGTTTCCGGCTCAATGGACGAACCGAACAAACTTCCGCTGCTAAAGTCATCGTTTAAGATGCTTGTTAACGAACTGCGCGAGCAGGATCACGTGGCCATTGTGGTGTATGCCGGTGCGGCCGGACTGGTACTGGAGCCAACAAGCGGTGCTGATAAGAAAAAAATTATCGATGCGCTCGACAGGCTTGAGGCGGGCGGATCTACCGCAGGTGGTGCCGGGTTACGGTTGGCGTATGCCACCGCACGCGAGTACTTTAAAAAAGGCGGCAACAACCGGGTTATATTGGCCACCGATGGCGACTTTAACGTAGGTGAGTCGAGCAATGCCGCGATGGAACGGTTAATTGAAGAGGAAAAGAAAAGTGGGGTTTACCTTACCGTGCTGGGTTTTGGCATGGGCAACTATAAAGATTCGAAAATGGAAACGCTCTCCAACAAAGGCAATGGTAATTACGCGTACATTGACACCATTACCGAGGCGAAAAAAGTATTGGTGAATGAATTTGGCGGTACGCTGTTTACCATTGCCAAAGATGTGAAACTGCAGATTGAGTTCAACCCGGCAAAAGTGCAGGCCTACCGGCTGATTGGTTACGAAAACCGTATGCTGAAAAATGAAGACTTCAACAACGATAAAAAAGATGCAGGCGATTTGGGTTCAGGCCATACAGTAACCGCGCTTTATGAGATTATACCTACCGGAGTGGAGAGTGAGTTTTTCAAAATTGATGAACTTAAGTATCAAACCATCAAAACAGATCCTTCAGCTCAGAAGTCCAGGGAACTGATGACGGTGAAATTCCGCTACAAAAATCCGGATGAAGATGTAAGCAAGCTCATTGTGCATCCGCTGGTTGACTCTTCGGTAGCTCTTGAAAAAACAACCGACAATTTCAGATGGTCGGCTGCGGTAGCAGGCTTTGGT
- a CDS encoding sigma-70 family RNA polymerase sigma factor, whose translation MLFNRPLPELTDLDLVKRYKLEGDMNVLGVLFKRYSGLVYGVCLKYLKSREDARDAVMQIYEKLAVSLLSHEVNYFKSWLYATSRNHCLMQLRSQKGKYHEELSPFIMETSELEHQDTGDNLEGNLVKLEKCIEKLGNEQKQCVRMFFLEEKCYAEISVATGYALNQVKSYIQNGKRNLKICMERND comes from the coding sequence ATGCTTTTTAACCGCCCGCTGCCTGAATTAACCGACCTGGACCTTGTAAAGAGGTACAAGCTGGAGGGTGACATGAATGTACTGGGCGTTTTGTTTAAACGTTATTCCGGGCTTGTGTACGGTGTTTGCCTGAAGTACCTTAAAAGCAGGGAAGATGCCCGCGATGCTGTGATGCAGATCTATGAGAAGCTGGCCGTAAGCCTGCTCAGTCATGAAGTAAACTATTTTAAAAGCTGGTTGTACGCCACCTCGCGTAACCACTGCCTGATGCAATTGCGATCGCAAAAGGGCAAATACCATGAAGAATTATCGCCTTTTATTATGGAAACCAGTGAGTTGGAGCATCAGGATACCGGTGACAATCTGGAGGGAAATCTTGTTAAATTGGAAAAATGCATTGAAAAACTGGGTAATGAACAGAAACAATGTGTTCGTATGTTCTTTTTGGAAGAAAAATGCTATGCTGAAATAAGCGTGGCCACGGGCTACGCCCTGAACCAGGTAAAAAGCTACATCCAGAACGGCAAGCGCAACCTGAAGATTTGCATGGAGAGAAATGACTGA
- a CDS encoding TonB family protein, with product MTDYTNDIKRYLNGEMTPAEMQALEKKALSDPFLAEALEGALHVSVTDFSNDVAELNSAIDKQSDFNRKATAASKVAAQPVPAEELPAQKTTSLPWVFRIAAALLLLAVATFTIWYFAKQDDEVTLALNKAETESSSVVAGDKDTHSAAIAESATPSEQAGPVKRDEPGTGANYPAEVKAKPSARSTEDKTFTAKTDEKPATEIHGVPALAETEKAKEQTEQVPATEKVAELAVADKQEEQLQKPDLPADERKKVSGVTRSSVLPERYIMQGKVTSKEDGSPLPGINVVIKGTSIGTVTDATGNFQIESAQPNPSLVFSFIGLQTQEVAVADRNQVDVQMALDVTQLSEVVVTGYGIQGEAYTPTVELAHPGIGNRAFKQYLEKNLQYPREALDKKVEGRVTIEFFVETNGALSGFTVIRGIGAGCDEEVIRLVREGPKWEPTRRDGVPVRDKARVRLKFDLPKK from the coding sequence ATGACTGACTATACCAATGATATTAAACGCTACCTGAACGGTGAGATGACTCCGGCCGAAATGCAGGCCCTGGAGAAGAAGGCGCTTTCCGATCCGTTTCTTGCCGAGGCCCTTGAAGGCGCCTTGCATGTATCGGTTACCGATTTCAGCAACGATGTGGCTGAATTGAACAGTGCAATTGATAAGCAAAGCGATTTTAACAGAAAAGCAACGGCCGCGTCAAAAGTTGCAGCACAGCCGGTCCCGGCTGAAGAACTTCCCGCACAAAAGACAACCTCATTACCTTGGGTATTTCGTATTGCAGCAGCGCTGCTGTTGCTGGCGGTGGCCACATTTACCATTTGGTATTTTGCCAAACAAGATGACGAAGTTACTCTGGCATTGAACAAGGCAGAGACGGAATCGTCATCAGTTGTTGCTGGCGATAAGGACACTCATTCGGCTGCAATCGCTGAATCGGCTACACCATCTGAGCAGGCTGGCCCGGTAAAACGCGATGAACCCGGCACGGGTGCGAACTATCCGGCCGAAGTCAAGGCAAAACCATCGGCACGGTCAACTGAAGACAAGACTTTTACTGCAAAAACGGATGAAAAACCTGCAACTGAAATTCATGGCGTACCCGCTTTAGCTGAGACTGAAAAGGCAAAAGAACAAACCGAGCAGGTGCCAGCTACTGAAAAAGTGGCTGAACTTGCTGTTGCGGATAAACAAGAGGAACAGTTACAAAAGCCTGATTTGCCAGCCGATGAACGTAAAAAAGTTTCCGGAGTGACGCGCTCAAGCGTGCTCCCGGAGCGGTACATTATGCAGGGTAAGGTAACTTCGAAAGAGGATGGCAGTCCGTTGCCGGGCATAAACGTTGTGATAAAAGGTACGAGCATAGGAACAGTAACAGACGCTACCGGAAATTTTCAAATCGAATCGGCTCAGCCTAATCCTTCTTTGGTTTTCTCCTTTATCGGTTTGCAAACCCAGGAGGTAGCAGTTGCTGACCGCAATCAGGTTGATGTGCAGATGGCCCTGGATGTAACACAGCTTAGCGAAGTAGTGGTTACCGGCTATGGCATTCAGGGCGAAGCCTATACACCTACGGTTGAACTGGCTCATCCAGGTATCGGCAACCGGGCGTTTAAGCAATACCTGGAGAAGAATTTACAGTATCCGAGGGAGGCGCTGGATAAGAAAGTAGAAGGCCGGGTAACCATAGAATTTTTTGTAGAGACCAACGGAGCGTTATCCGGCTTTACCGTCATCCGGGGTATTGGTGCCGGGTGCGATGAAGAAGTAATCCGCCTTGTGCGCGAGGGGCCGAAATGGGAACCTACCAGGCGTGATGGCGTGCCCGTGCGGGATAAAGCACGCGTGAGACTGAAGTTTGATTTGCCGAAGAAATAA
- a CDS encoding response regulator transcription factor, with protein MTINCLIVDDEQLARDLLREYIGHEPELKITGEAAKGKEAVELIDSLKPELIFLDVQMPGMNGFDVLDDIAHDPYVIFTTAYDQYAIKAFEKNAVDYLLKPIDQERFRLAVKRAIERMKLEQNNVGELLRSLKTENKTSYDSHIFVQKSEKLINLPVEEIMFLEASGDYTILTTKNDQFVSSSGIGKLEEILNPETFIRVHRSTIININFLKEIEKHFNGGMMVKMQTGKSFPVSRTYAKLIRRKVV; from the coding sequence ATGACCATAAATTGTTTGATTGTTGATGATGAGCAGTTGGCACGCGACCTGTTGCGCGAATACATCGGCCATGAGCCCGAACTGAAAATTACCGGTGAGGCTGCCAAAGGTAAAGAGGCGGTTGAGTTGATCGACTCCCTTAAACCGGAATTGATTTTCCTGGATGTGCAGATGCCGGGTATGAACGGCTTTGACGTGCTGGATGACATTGCCCACGACCCGTACGTTATCTTCACCACTGCATACGACCAGTATGCCATTAAAGCATTTGAAAAAAATGCCGTTGACTATCTGCTAAAGCCCATCGACCAGGAGCGCTTCAGATTGGCAGTAAAGCGCGCCATTGAACGGATGAAACTGGAGCAAAATAACGTGGGCGAACTGCTGCGCAGCCTGAAAACCGAAAACAAAACTTCGTACGACAGCCATATTTTTGTACAGAAGTCGGAAAAACTAATTAATCTGCCGGTAGAAGAAATCATGTTCTTGGAAGCATCGGGTGATTACACCATATTAACTACCAAAAACGATCAGTTTGTCAGTTCGTCCGGTATCGGCAAACTGGAAGAGATTCTTAACCCCGAAACGTTCATCCGCGTGCACCGGAGCACCATCATCAACATCAACTTTCTGAAAGAAATTGAAAAACATTTTAATGGCGGCATGATGGTAAAAATGCAAACCGGAAAAAGTTTTCCGGTAAGCCGCACCTATGCCAAACTCATCAGGAGGAAAGTAGTGTAA